The proteins below are encoded in one region of ANME-2 cluster archaeon:
- a CDS encoding molybdopterin-dependent oxidoreductase: protein MKIFTTVNILLSIVIMGLVMPVVASEEATTWDLELVGAINNTISNSTFESCVGCHGVSYTDSENNEWEGIPLWYLMGDVDDTVTHGTGAFNDTLAADGDGYDVKIIAGDGYSKTLDSTYLAENNSYIVACYLNGTPLPELTDDEKPFAPLKLVGPYLSGGQKVGNIARIELDVAVAPPQPDLTLIGSETKFYSLNEVKAMPAYTASGGFEKSTGAIVGPYTYTGVNLTYLTDLVGGITPSNSIKITASDGYSMTYTHDQVMGGITICSTNEEETDEPLTMVLAYEENGSQIPDEYGGPLRIAFIRPDTPITDGHFWIKYVNKIEILSSVEEWDMTLTGAIVDIMDRSTFESCVGCHSVYWTDDSDRNWRGIPLWLLVGVVDDDVNEEATHYFNNALADQGYNVTVIASDGYNKTFNSTFVKRNDNIILVNELNGTALPDTDWPLKFTGSGLAKNENVKQVVEIQLNDLPSLPSSSSSLTATANVNIQMVGISLNRTEIDYGNVRAGQSSKNECVRITNVGSSYVEVTLEVDGESETAQDFYEQSLFIDNGLYNPANIIANIASSNSEDVVTQLRVPSGWTEAGTQGATFVFWAEA, encoded by the coding sequence ATGAAAATATTTACGACAGTGAATATACTGTTATCTATTGTAATCATGGGCTTGGTTATGCCAGTAGTGGCATCCGAAGAAGCAACAACATGGGACCTTGAATTGGTCGGGGCGATAAATAATACCATTAGCAATTCAACATTCGAGTCTTGCGTGGGATGTCACGGCGTTTCATATACTGATTCCGAAAATAATGAATGGGAAGGTATTCCCTTGTGGTATCTGATGGGGGATGTGGATGATACCGTAACGCATGGTACTGGCGCTTTTAATGATACACTTGCTGCTGATGGGGACGGGTATGACGTTAAAATTATCGCTGGCGATGGTTACAGTAAAACATTAGATTCAACTTACCTGGCAGAAAACAACAGCTACATAGTTGCATGTTACCTGAATGGCACGCCACTGCCCGAACTTACTGATGATGAAAAACCATTTGCACCCCTAAAACTTGTCGGACCATATTTATCCGGCGGACAGAAGGTCGGCAACATCGCAAGAATTGAACTGGATGTAGCAGTAGCTCCTCCCCAGCCAGACCTCACTTTGATCGGTAGTGAGACAAAGTTTTACTCTCTTAATGAGGTCAAAGCAATGCCAGCTTACACGGCAAGCGGTGGATTCGAGAAATCAACCGGTGCAATAGTAGGTCCATATACATACACAGGCGTTAATTTAACATATCTGACAGACCTTGTTGGCGGAATTACACCTTCAAACAGCATTAAGATAACAGCCTCCGACGGATATTCAATGACCTACACTCATGATCAGGTAATGGGTGGTATTACCATCTGTAGTACAAATGAAGAAGAAACAGATGAACCTTTGACAATGGTCTTAGCATACGAAGAAAACGGTAGTCAGATACCAGATGAGTATGGTGGACCATTGAGAATTGCATTCATAAGACCTGATACTCCAATAACAGATGGACACTTCTGGATCAAATATGTAAATAAAATAGAGATCCTTAGCAGTGTAGAGGAATGGGACATGACACTAACAGGTGCAATTGTTGATATCATGGACCGTTCGACATTCGAATCTTGCGTGGGATGTCACAGTGTTTACTGGACAGATGATAGTGACCGAAACTGGAGAGGAATTCCATTATGGCTGTTAGTTGGTGTGGTGGACGATGATGTGAATGAAGAGGCTACACACTATTTCAATAATGCACTTGCAGATCAGGGATATAATGTTACAGTGATCGCAAGCGATGGCTACAACAAGACCTTTAACAGCACATTTGTGAAACGAAACGACAATATCATCCTTGTAAATGAACTTAATGGAACAGCATTACCAGATACTGATTGGCCGCTTAAATTCACAGGTTCTGGCCTGGCAAAGAATGAAAACGTGAAACAGGTTGTCGAAATACAGTTGAACGATCTGCCATCATTGCCCTCATCGTCCTCATCACTTACTGCGACTGCGAACGTAAATATCCAGATGGTTGGGATCTCGCTGAACAGAACCGAAATAGACTATGGTAATGTGAGGGCAGGTCAAAGTTCAAAGAACGAATGTGTTAGAATAACAAATGTCGGTTCATCCTATGTTGAGGTAACACTTGAAGTTGATGGTGAAAGTGAAACTGCACAGGATTTCTACGAACAGTCGCTGTTTATAGATAACGGGCTGTACAATCCCGCAAACATAATTGCAAATATTGCATCATCGAACTCGGAAGACGTAGTAACTCAACTCAGAGTTCCATCTGGTTGGACTGAAGCTGGAACACAGGGTGCGACATTTGTATTTTGGGCAGAGGCTTAA